TCGCGGTCCTCGGTGGAGTGCAGACTCACGAGAGGCTCGAACATCATGCCCATGAGCTCGGCGGAGAAGCTGTTGTAGTCTTCCCACATGTTGAAGGACTTCGGCATCGCGGAGCCCCAGAGGGTGATTGTCCCGCAGGGGCGGGCGTCCTTCGAGGCAATCGGGTCGAACTCGCCCGTGGCGGTGGAATCGACCGGCAGTTCCGGGCAGTTCAGCTCGGCGGTCTTGCCCGCGGACTTGGAGGCCCCCTGCTCGTTGCAGGCGGTAAGGGCCATCGCCGACACCATCAGGAATGCAAAAGCTATACCATAAATTCTCGTCTTCATAATCATCATTCTCTCATCCAATTGAGGTTCGCGGTTCCAGGCTCGGGGCTCGAGAGCTGAGGCCCTAACCACCAACCACTAACCACTGTCTACTACGGTAACCCCACGTGGCGCTGTTTCTGCTTCTTCACCTTGGGGCCCTTATCGGACTCCTCGGGCTCGGCCGCAGCCATCTCGGCCCTGAGAATTTCCAGCGAGACACGGGCGGCTTCCTGCTCGGCCTTCTTCTTGTTCGGGCCCGTCCCCCGACCGTAGACCTTCCCGTTCACGGAGACCTCGGCGGTGAACGACTTCTGGTGTTCCGGACCGTCTTCGGCCACAATCGCGTACTCCGGGGACATGTGCAGCTTGGAGCCCTGCGTGAGTTCCAGCAGCTCGCTCTTGTAGTTCACGAAGTCCTCGGCCACGATGATTTCTTGCACGCGCGGGAAATGGAAACGGTTGAGGATGGCGCGGACCTCTTCGAGCCCGCCGTCCAGGTACACCGCCCCGAGCACCGCCTCGTAGGCATCGGCGAGGATCGTTTCCTTGCCCCGACCGCCCATCTTGGCCTCGGACTTGCCAATCTTGATGTAGTCGCCCAAGTTCCATTCCTTGGAAGACTGGGCGCAGGCATGGCCAGAAACCACAGCGCTCTTGCGCTTGGAGAGGTTGCCTTCGGAATCGTCGGGGTACGTCTTGTACAGGTATTCCGTGGTCAGCATGTTGAGCACGGAATCGCCCAGGAACTCCAGACGTTCGTTGTTGTTTGTGTACGGGAGGTCCTTGCCGGACAGGAAAGACCGATGCACCAGGGCATGGGCCAGCAGTTCCGGATCGCGGAACCTATACCCGAGCTTCGCCTCAAGCCCGTCACCGGACTTCTGGCGAAACCAGAGCTTCAGCACTTTGTGGAGTAGAGTATTCTTTTCCATATTTAATAGGGGTTAGGGGCTAGAGGCTAGGATCTAGGGGAAAAATAGGGATTAGGGGTTAGAGATTTGGATTTAAGAGTCAGCCTCTAGATCCTAGTCTCTAATCTCTAATCAACAAGAAAGGGCAGCCTCGTTCGGGCCACCCTGTCCAGTTGCTTTTCCGATGAGAACCGAATTAAGCCTTCTTGGATTCGATGAAGGCGACCACGTCGGCAACCTTCTGGAACTTTTCGGCATCGGAATCGAGGATTTCGACTTCGAATTCGTCTTCGAGAGCCATAACCAGTTCCACGCGATCGAGAGAGTCCGCACCCAGGTCATTGCCGAATTCGGATTCCATCTTCACGTCTTCGGCCTTGACTTCGAGCTTGGCGACGATGACGTCGGTAATCTTCTTGAAAATTTCTTCTTGTGTCATTGTTAACTCCGTTTGGATTGTTTGATGTTAAATTTAATAAAAAATGGCTAGGCGTTCAACCCACCATCTACACCCAGAATCTGGCCAGTGATGTAGCAGGCGTCATCGGAAGCCAAAAAAGCGACCGCATTGGCCACATCTTCGGGTTTTCCGATACGTCCGAGGGGGATTTGGGCTGCATATTTTTCCTTGGTGGCGTCGTCCATGGCGGCGGTCATGTCGGTCCCGATGAAACCGGGAGCGATGGCGTTGACCGTAATGCCGCGAGAGGCGAATTCCCTCGCGTTGGAGCGGGTCATGCCGATGATGCCGGCCTTGGCAGCGGCGTAGTTGGCCTGTCCGGCCTGGCCACGCAGGGCGTTAATGCTTGAAATGTTGATAATGTGGCCGGTACGCTTGCCCATCATGGTGCGGGCGACGGCACGGGTACACAGGAACACGGAACGCAGATTGGTCGCAATGACCGCGTCAAATTCTTCGTCCTTCATGCGCATCAGGAGGCCGTCACGGGTGATACCGGCATTGTTGACCAGGATGTCAACCGTGCCCATGTCGGCGATAATCTGCTTGAACACATTCTGGACCGTCTCGGAGTCGGCCACGTTGCATGCGTAGCTCTTGACCTGCACCCCAAGTTCGGCGGAAAGTTTGGCCGCCAGTTCTTCCTTGACCGAGGTGGAAAGGATGGCGACGTCCGCACCTTCGCTAGCAAGCTTTGTAGCGATGGCGAGACCGATACCACGGGAAGCCCCCGTGACAATGGCTTTTTTACCTGTAAGTTTTCCCATAGTAGAACCTTCTTAGTAGGAAGTTAGAAGTTGGAAGTAGGAAGTTAGATGTAGGAAGTTTCTGTCTACTGTCTACTTCCTACTGTCTACTTTTTTATCCCTTCAGTGCCTGGAAAGCCTCGATGGTTTCCACCGGCGTGACCTTCACGTCGCGGCTGATCTTACGCATCAGGCCCATGAGCACCTTGCCGGAGCCGACTTCCACGCCCTGCGTGACACCCAGGGACATGGCCTTGTTCATGCAGTCGTTCCAGCGGACCGGAGACACCAGTTGGCGCACCAGCAGGTCGGCAATTTCGCTACCCTTCGTGACCGGTTCGGCAATCACGTTCGCGATGACCGGCTTTTCGACGTCCTTGAAGGTCGTCTTGGCAATCGCTTCGGCGAGGCCGGCCTGGGCAAACTGCATCAGCGGGCTGTGGAAGGCGCCCGAAACGGCGAGCGGAATGGCCTTGATGCCTGCGGCAGCGCAGTTTTCAACCAGCTTGTTCACGCCGGCGACCGCACCGGACACCACAATCTGGCCCGGGCAGTTGATGTTGGCCGGGACCACGACGCCTTCGGCCTTGACCGCTTCGCAAAGTTCAAGAATCTTGGCTTCGTCCTGGCCCATGATGGCAGCCATCGCACCGGGGTTCTTGGAACCGGCCGATGCCATGAGTTCGCCACGGGTACGCACCAGGCGGAGGCCTTCTTCAAAGCTGAAACCGCCAGCAGCGTAGATAGCGGAGTATTCACCGAGGGAATGCCCGGCCACGTAGTCGAACGCGAAACCTTCGGACTTGAGGAGTTCCATCACCATGGCAGACACGGTGAAGAGGGCCGGCTGGGTGTTGTCGGTGCTCTTGAGCACGTCTTCGGGGCCTTCGGCCATGAGCTTCGAGAGTGAGAAGCCCAGGATTTCGTCGGCCTGCATCATAATCTTCTTGGCCGGTTCAAACGTGGAAGCGAGCGTCTGGCCCATGCCCACGTACTGGGCACCCTGGCCCGGGAAAAGCAAAATCGTCTTAGACATCATAAACCTCTGCGGCTAGGCCGCAATTTTATTTTTGCTCCCTAAATTAAAAAATTACAGCAAAGCATTCGAGGGTTTTCCAGGGAAAAACGCTCCAGAGGCCCGAAAGAAAGCATTATAAAGTATTTTTGTAAACAAACAAAGCCCCACCGTTCCGAAAAACGGCAGGGCAGTTCTTTCCTAAAGTTAAAATCTAGAGCCCGATTCTAACAACTTTGTATTCCTTGATACTCCCTGCAGAGAACTTCACGATATAGGCCCCAGCAGGGACCTGTTCCATGTTCCACTGCAACGCATGGCGGCCGGCACCCTGTTGCCCCGGAGCATACAGCTTCATGGTCTTGCCCTTGATCGAGACCAGCGAGACCCTGACATTGCGGGCCGTCGGGAGTGCGTAGTTCACGTCGATGACATTCCCGTGGTTTGCGATTTCGAGGTAGGAAGCTCCGGCCGGCGAGACACTCGGAATGTTGTCCTTCTTCGAGGAATCGGCCTTTGCCGTATCTGCCTTCGTCGTATCGGTCGTGGTGGTATCGTTCTTGGTAGAATCCTTAGGCGTAACAATAGGAGCGTCGGCAGCAAGAAGCACGTTCACTGCAAGGAACGTGGCATTGCCAGATATGGCTGTCTCTGTCGCCGTATAGTTTGATACATCCGACAGCAAGGAATCCGTCATCGCGCCTCCCATGAGCGCACCGACCGGCGGCCTGTAGCTATAAGTCACAGGAAGAGCCACCATTGACTCCCTGTCAAACCCATTCCAGAATTCCGGGTTGGCCGTGCGGTGATGGACATGCGATTCGTTCTTGTCGCCTACGCCAACCATAAAGCACATATCCCACTGGTTTACGCCCAGAATATAGTTC
The genomic region above belongs to uncultured Fibrobacter sp. and contains:
- the rnc gene encoding ribonuclease III codes for the protein MEKNTLLHKVLKLWFRQKSGDGLEAKLGYRFRDPELLAHALVHRSFLSGKDLPYTNNNERLEFLGDSVLNMLTTEYLYKTYPDDSEGNLSKRKSAVVSGHACAQSSKEWNLGDYIKIGKSEAKMGGRGKETILADAYEAVLGAVYLDGGLEEVRAILNRFHFPRVQEIIVAEDFVNYKSELLELTQGSKLHMSPEYAIVAEDGPEHQKSFTAEVSVNGKVYGRGTGPNKKKAEQEAARVSLEILRAEMAAAEPEESDKGPKVKKQKQRHVGLP
- the fabG gene encoding 3-oxoacyl-[acyl-carrier-protein] reductase codes for the protein MGKLTGKKAIVTGASRGIGLAIATKLASEGADVAILSTSVKEELAAKLSAELGVQVKSYACNVADSETVQNVFKQIIADMGTVDILVNNAGITRDGLLMRMKDEEFDAVIATNLRSVFLCTRAVARTMMGKRTGHIINISSINALRGQAGQANYAAAKAGIIGMTRSNAREFASRGITVNAIAPGFIGTDMTAAMDDATKEKYAAQIPLGRIGKPEDVANAVAFLASDDACYITGQILGVDGGLNA
- the acpP gene encoding acyl carrier protein; this translates as MTQEEIFKKITDVIVAKLEVKAEDVKMESEFGNDLGADSLDRVELVMALEDEFEVEILDSDAEKFQKVADVVAFIESKKA
- the fabD gene encoding ACP S-malonyltransferase, whose product is MSKTILLFPGQGAQYVGMGQTLASTFEPAKKIMMQADEILGFSLSKLMAEGPEDVLKSTDNTQPALFTVSAMVMELLKSEGFAFDYVAGHSLGEYSAIYAAGGFSFEEGLRLVRTRGELMASAGSKNPGAMAAIMGQDEAKILELCEAVKAEGVVVPANINCPGQIVVSGAVAGVNKLVENCAAAGIKAIPLAVSGAFHSPLMQFAQAGLAEAIAKTTFKDVEKPVIANVIAEPVTKGSEIADLLVRQLVSPVRWNDCMNKAMSLGVTQGVEVGSGKVLMGLMRKISRDVKVTPVETIEAFQALKG